One part of the Aurantibacillus circumpalustris genome encodes these proteins:
- a CDS encoding polymer-forming cytoskeletal protein → MTEIKTHLRQDTTIDTTATLYGIITGNVTVTNSVDFIVLGTINGEITIQQGSSVTIYGKTKGNIFNEGQCKIYGAVTGKLSGNKFDIEPNAVIKL, encoded by the coding sequence ATGACTGAAATTAAAACACATCTAAGACAAGATACTACAATAGATACTACTGCCACACTTTACGGTATAATTACTGGAAATGTTACTGTTACAAACTCCGTTGACTTCATTGTTCTCGGTACGATAAATGGAGAAATTACTATTCAACAAGGTTCATCGGTTACTATTTATGGGAAAACAAAAGGCAATATATTCAACGAAGGCCAATGTAAAATTTACGGCGCTGTAACAGGTAAACTGAGCGGCAATAAATTCGACATCGAACCAAATGCCGTAATTAAATTGTAA
- a CDS encoding T9SS type A sorting domain-containing protein yields MYIKNFICAIVLLFACNTTLQSQTIDARNALLIANSDSIKQLIRITELAIAERKLILNIFMNPESNEFLIHFKPNTHSLTSVNWYNQNQQLIYKQAGLVADEKNEIKLTIQAADLQLSKGSYLVLIRNKDKVYIKRMVFY; encoded by the coding sequence ATGTACATTAAAAATTTTATCTGCGCCATAGTACTTTTGTTTGCATGTAACACGACACTTCAATCTCAAACGATTGATGCACGCAATGCACTCTTGATTGCCAACAGCGATTCTATTAAACAGCTTATCCGCATAACCGAATTGGCCATTGCAGAAAGGAAACTCATTTTAAATATTTTTATGAACCCAGAAAGCAACGAATTCCTCATTCATTTTAAACCCAATACACATTCTTTAACCAGCGTTAACTGGTACAACCAAAACCAGCAATTAATTTATAAACAAGCTGGCCTTGTTGCTGACGAAAAAAACGAGATCAAACTAACGATACAAGCGGCAGATTTACAGCTCAGCAAAGGATCCTATTTGGTGTTAATACGCAACAAGGATAAGGTTTACATAAAACGAATGGTGTTTTATTAG
- a CDS encoding glycine-rich domain-containing protein gives MQLRNTEKGKQKENQHKTRIVLDSCDLNFSSDLDFEDINALNFELIKLQLIDKEEGEGWALSTCEKVEKEYKRFLALKRAFKYKDIIPNTLIDKFWNQHILHTKKYAEDCETIFGYFLHHSPLIFLNKKLASVSFKKAIEETKLLYQMHFGEEYKGFV, from the coding sequence ATGCAACTACGAAACACTGAAAAAGGAAAACAAAAAGAGAATCAGCACAAAACACGCATTGTTTTAGATTCTTGCGATCTCAATTTTTCGAGTGATCTCGATTTTGAAGATATCAACGCACTCAATTTTGAACTTATTAAATTACAACTAATCGACAAAGAAGAAGGGGAAGGTTGGGCTCTCTCAACCTGCGAAAAAGTAGAAAAAGAATACAAAAGATTCTTAGCCTTAAAACGTGCCTTTAAGTATAAAGACATTATACCAAATACACTCATCGACAAATTCTGGAATCAACACATTCTACACACTAAAAAATATGCCGAAGATTGTGAAACCATTTTTGGATATTTCTTGCACCATTCTCCTCTCATATTTTTAAATAAAAAATTAGCCAGCGTTTCATTTAAAAAAGCCATAGAAGAAACAAAATTATTATATCAAATGCATTTTGGTGAAGAGTATAAAGGCTTTGTGTAA
- a CDS encoding response regulator transcription factor: MANKIKIAIADDHTLVSQSLARCIETDKKLQVVGIAENGKVLIEIIKKTKPDLIILDLQMPVMNGWQTLEWIAKNKVQCKIIVMSMLLENSSIKDLTAKGVRGFLPKNTDFETFMNAIHEVSSLGYFFDKKINHSILKELLALKAINPTFNNLVLTDKEKETLILICADKLTKEIASEMQVTERTIERYKSSLYEKTHAKTSAGLILFALKHNYITVDE, encoded by the coding sequence ATGGCAAACAAAATTAAAATAGCTATAGCCGACGATCACACCTTAGTTTCACAAAGTTTAGCACGTTGCATAGAAACAGATAAAAAACTTCAGGTAGTCGGAATTGCAGAAAACGGAAAAGTTTTAATAGAAATTATTAAGAAAACAAAACCAGACCTTATTATTTTAGACCTGCAAATGCCTGTTATGAATGGCTGGCAAACATTAGAATGGATTGCAAAGAATAAGGTTCAGTGTAAAATCATTGTGATGAGTATGCTTCTTGAAAACTCTTCTATAAAAGACCTAACAGCAAAAGGCGTAAGAGGCTTTTTACCAAAAAACACCGATTTTGAAACGTTTATGAATGCTATTCATGAAGTGAGTAGCTTGGGATATTTTTTTGATAAAAAAATAAATCACAGCATTTTAAAAGAACTTCTCGCTTTAAAAGCTATAAACCCAACCTTTAATAATTTAGTCTTAACTGACAAAGAGAAAGAAACCCTCATTCTAATATGTGCGGATAAACTCACTAAAGAGATTGCATCCGAAATGCAGGTCACAGAACGCACCATCGAACGCTATAAATCAAGCCTCTACGAAAAAACCCACGCAAAAACTTCCGCCGGACTTATTCTTTTCGCTTTAAAACACAATTACATTACTGTTGATGAATAA
- a CDS encoding sensor histidine kinase translates to MEKSDSIVIIVLVGAIIMFGIAILVIYFVTSHRKKYLIQQNTLQRIENEKEQAILKAIISGQEEERNRIAKNLHDSVGAELSMLKLNFSKYLFFMKGTDEEKNNFRIELNNLDHTIATISAICKDLYPIALTNQGIIRTLKDLIKRINDSSIIKTTFKSDIEDSDIGTNQEKILNVFRIFQEVLNNLIKHSNCSTLNVILTKTFNSLEIKFEHNGQAFTNEHVEVLIKQNKGIGLSSIQNRIELLKGTLNYTSTNNLTQVLIRLPHSHGKQN, encoded by the coding sequence ATGGAAAAAAGCGACTCAATCGTTATAATCGTTTTGGTGGGTGCCATTATCATGTTTGGCATAGCGATACTGGTTATTTATTTTGTTACCTCTCACCGTAAAAAATACCTCATTCAGCAAAATACATTGCAACGTATAGAAAATGAAAAAGAACAGGCAATTTTAAAAGCAATCATTTCCGGACAAGAAGAAGAACGTAACCGTATCGCCAAAAACCTTCACGACAGTGTTGGTGCCGAGCTCTCAATGTTGAAATTAAATTTTTCAAAATATCTTTTTTTTATGAAAGGTACCGATGAAGAAAAAAATAATTTTAGAATAGAACTCAACAACCTCGATCATACCATCGCTACAATTTCTGCAATATGTAAAGATCTTTACCCCATTGCTCTTACAAACCAGGGTATTATTCGAACACTAAAGGATTTAATTAAGCGTATTAATGATAGCAGCATCATTAAAACTACTTTTAAAAGTGATATCGAAGATTCAGACATTGGCACTAACCAAGAAAAGATACTTAACGTATTTAGAATTTTTCAGGAGGTGCTTAATAATTTAATTAAACATAGTAATTGCAGTACTTTAAATGTAATTTTGACCAAGACTTTTAATTCATTAGAGATTAAATTTGAACACAACGGTCAAGCCTTTACCAATGAACATGTAGAAGTGCTTATTAAACAAAATAAAGGCATTGGCTTAAGCAGCATTCAAAACAGAATTGAACTACTAAAAGGAACTTTAAACTACACGAGCACAAACAATCTCACACAGGTTTTAATAAGATTACCGCACTCACATGGCAAACAAAATTAA
- a CDS encoding ATP-binding response regulator codes for MAAILKILHLEDNPADAELIARFLKKTNSAFTIKVAQNKEKFVEALESDAPDLILSDHSLPQFNSSEALKIYKKFNYQIPFILVTGTVSEEFAIQSIKEGADDYLLKGNLTRLPSAIAQALKSRKIESEKRIANTELELVNKELSTFIYKAAHDLRGPVCSILGLINMANEKASPENTENYILKISQCANKLDSILLSLMDVMSIKNGKPIYKEIDLRKLIDSIRKRITLEEPTIDLNWELNCTVGLVYFDEVILQLALYNIIQNAVKFRDHRNTSPTINIDISQIKNELVIKVTDDGIGIEKDVLDNIFDMYFRGNQHSFGSGLGLYIAKTSIKKLGGTIEVVSEKSIGSVFSIILPIQKIRP; via the coding sequence ATGGCAGCAATTTTAAAAATACTTCATCTTGAAGACAATCCAGCTGACGCGGAATTAATTGCGAGATTTTTAAAAAAAACTAACTCCGCTTTTACTATTAAAGTAGCGCAAAACAAAGAAAAGTTTGTTGAAGCCTTAGAAAGTGATGCCCCAGACCTAATATTATCTGACCACTCTTTACCTCAGTTTAACTCATCTGAAGCTTTAAAAATTTACAAAAAGTTTAATTACCAAATACCCTTTATTCTTGTAACAGGAACAGTTTCAGAAGAGTTCGCCATTCAAAGTATAAAAGAAGGAGCCGATGACTATTTACTAAAGGGTAATTTAACACGCTTACCTTCAGCAATTGCTCAAGCACTTAAGTCAAGAAAAATTGAATCTGAAAAACGAATTGCCAATACTGAGTTAGAACTTGTCAACAAAGAACTGAGCACGTTCATTTACAAGGCGGCGCATGATCTGAGGGGACCCGTTTGCTCAATTTTGGGGCTCATTAATATGGCCAATGAAAAAGCTTCGCCGGAAAATACAGAAAATTATATTCTTAAAATTTCGCAATGCGCAAATAAACTCGATTCTATTTTACTGTCGTTAATGGATGTAATGTCCATTAAAAATGGAAAACCGATTTACAAAGAAATTGATTTGCGAAAGTTAATAGATAGCATTAGGAAAAGAATAACATTGGAGGAACCAACAATTGATCTGAATTGGGAATTAAATTGCACAGTAGGCCTAGTTTATTTTGATGAAGTAATTCTTCAACTTGCTCTGTATAACATTATACAAAATGCTGTAAAATTTCGTGATCACAGAAACACTAGTCCTACAATTAACATTGACATATCCCAAATAAAAAATGAACTTGTTATTAAGGTAACAGACGACGGTATTGGTATTGAAAAAGATGTTTTGGATAATATTTTTGACATGTATTTCCGCGGTAACCAACATTCATTTGGTTCTGGGCTCGGCTTATATATTGCAAAAACTAGTATAAAAAAATTGGGCGGCACCATTGAGGTGGTTAGTGAAAAAAGTATAGGTTCCGTTTTTAGCATCATACTCCCAATACAAAAAATTAGACCTTAA
- a CDS encoding response regulator, which translates to METKSIEIVLIEDNPYDAEMIIRALKKNNNINSIVHLKDGVEALDFFFGTGAYKERTLNVIPKVIFLDLKMPKVNGIEVLRKLRSDDNLKVIPIVILTSSKEDADIGTCYNLGANSYVVKPVGFENFSKSISDLGLYWVFLNESINQI; encoded by the coding sequence ATGGAAACGAAGTCTATTGAAATTGTTTTAATTGAAGACAATCCTTATGATGCGGAAATGATAATCCGCGCTCTAAAGAAAAACAATAACATAAACAGTATAGTTCATTTAAAAGATGGTGTTGAAGCCTTGGATTTCTTTTTTGGAACGGGAGCGTATAAAGAAAGAACTCTAAACGTTATACCTAAAGTTATTTTTTTAGATCTTAAAATGCCTAAAGTAAATGGTATTGAAGTGCTCCGCAAGTTAAGGTCTGACGATAACTTAAAGGTAATACCAATTGTTATCCTCACTTCGTCAAAAGAAGACGCAGATATAGGAACTTGCTACAATCTTGGTGCAAATAGTTATGTTGTTAAACCGGTGGGCTTTGAAAATTTTTCCAAATCAATTTCCGATTTGGGTTTGTATTGGGTATTTCTGAACGAATCAATAAATCAAATTTAA